From a single Mycolicibacterium moriokaense genomic region:
- a CDS encoding TIGR03619 family F420-dependent LLM class oxidoreductase, translating to MTTRTPELSLYLGTFSDAPHHDWRATLELARAIDEAGVDRLVVSDHVVFGENLDAYSDPSIGGQAGGRQPTGPDGAWLEPLVVLTAIAASTTRIRLGTAILLAALRRPAVLAKQLATLDVLSDGRVDLGVGVGWQREEYEAAGLSFENRGRLLDHTLEVCQTLWTQQRASYDSAELTFDGIHQMPKPVQPGGVPLWISGTVNNAVARRIARFGSGWIPWGSAYADLPGAIAAMKEKVREHGGDPSDLQVQGVARVVKGDDGSIDFEASCAAIPALVAAGVTDVRFPAAVTADHDRALERMSSLVTAFRDATR from the coding sequence ATGACGACGCGTACACCGGAACTGTCGCTGTATTTGGGCACGTTCAGCGATGCCCCGCACCACGACTGGCGCGCCACGCTTGAGCTGGCCCGCGCAATAGACGAGGCGGGAGTGGACCGGCTCGTGGTGTCCGACCATGTCGTGTTCGGTGAGAACCTGGACGCGTACTCGGATCCGTCGATCGGCGGGCAGGCCGGCGGCAGACAACCGACGGGGCCGGACGGGGCCTGGCTGGAACCGCTGGTCGTCCTGACGGCGATCGCCGCCTCCACGACCCGCATCAGGTTGGGCACCGCGATCCTGCTGGCGGCGCTGCGGCGACCGGCGGTCCTGGCCAAGCAGCTCGCGACCCTCGACGTGTTGTCGGACGGCCGGGTGGACCTGGGCGTCGGGGTCGGTTGGCAGCGCGAGGAGTACGAAGCCGCGGGCCTGTCCTTTGAGAACCGGGGTCGGCTACTCGACCACACGCTCGAGGTCTGTCAGACCCTGTGGACACAACAGCGGGCTTCCTACGACTCCGCCGAGCTGACTTTCGACGGCATACACCAGATGCCCAAACCTGTTCAACCAGGCGGCGTTCCGTTGTGGATCAGCGGCACCGTCAACAACGCGGTCGCACGCAGGATCGCGCGCTTCGGAAGCGGCTGGATTCCCTGGGGGTCGGCCTACGCCGATCTGCCCGGCGCGATCGCGGCGATGAAAGAGAAGGTGCGCGAACACGGCGGTGATCCGTCGGATCTGCAGGTGCAAGGCGTCGCGCGGGTCGTGAAGGGCGACGACGGGTCGATCGACTTCGAGGCCTCGTGCGCGGCGATCCCGGCGCTCGTCGCGGCCGGCGTCACCGATGTCCGGTTCCCCGCCGCGGTGACCGCCGACCACGATCGGGCGCTCGAGCGGATGTCGTCTCTCGTCACCGCGTTCCGCGACGCGACCCGCTGA